The Amycolatopsis sp. DG1A-15b genome window below encodes:
- a CDS encoding helix-turn-helix domain-containing protein translates to MVDEEVVSERIRQIAATLEGRAGELTGELVQLYATDLPQLVNDDERMVSLLSASVYQNIETALQIFRHGIDPAGVEPPAAAIEYARRLAQRGTPVFDLIRAYDLGQAAMLDFGFEECTRLVDDAALLGAMMRRLLRVAYEFITRVVRQLVGVYQDERDRWLLNRSAARAAKVADLLEGNGGPPDVDAAEAVIGYRLRGTHVGMIVWHTSEAFVDDALSLLESVAGAVFERVRGQGRPLFVPRDEASAWVWLPLAPGATIGRAHLDAALAGAEAGVRVTVGDPGTGVAGFRDTHQQARRVHALALAAGEHCDRALTFREVGTVALMTSDLNAARLWVASTLGPLAADDENGGRLRETLRVFLTTGGSYTAAAAELTMHKNSVQYRVRKAQELLPRGLGEDRLDVELALALCRRLGSAVLSPA, encoded by the coding sequence ATGGTGGACGAAGAAGTCGTCTCGGAGCGCATCCGGCAGATCGCCGCCACCCTCGAGGGCCGCGCGGGCGAACTCACCGGCGAGCTGGTCCAGCTGTACGCCACCGATCTGCCGCAGTTGGTCAACGACGACGAGCGCATGGTGAGCCTGCTGTCGGCGAGCGTGTACCAGAACATCGAGACCGCGCTGCAGATCTTCCGGCACGGCATCGACCCGGCCGGTGTCGAGCCGCCGGCCGCGGCGATCGAGTACGCGCGCCGGCTGGCGCAGCGCGGCACCCCGGTGTTCGACCTGATCCGCGCGTACGACCTCGGGCAGGCCGCCATGCTCGACTTCGGGTTCGAGGAGTGCACCCGGCTGGTCGACGACGCGGCCCTGCTCGGCGCCATGATGCGCCGGCTGCTCCGGGTCGCCTACGAGTTCATCACCCGGGTCGTCCGCCAGCTCGTCGGCGTCTACCAGGACGAACGCGACCGCTGGCTGCTCAACCGCAGTGCCGCGCGGGCGGCGAAGGTGGCGGACCTGCTCGAGGGGAACGGCGGCCCGCCCGACGTCGACGCCGCGGAGGCGGTGATCGGCTACCGCCTGCGCGGCACGCACGTGGGCATGATCGTCTGGCACACGTCGGAGGCCTTCGTCGACGACGCGCTGTCGCTGCTGGAGTCGGTGGCGGGCGCGGTGTTCGAGCGCGTCCGCGGGCAGGGCCGTCCGCTGTTCGTACCGCGTGACGAGGCGAGCGCCTGGGTGTGGCTCCCGCTCGCCCCGGGCGCGACGATCGGCCGGGCCCACCTCGACGCGGCGCTCGCCGGAGCCGAAGCCGGCGTGCGGGTGACCGTGGGCGACCCGGGCACCGGCGTGGCCGGCTTCCGCGACACCCACCAGCAGGCCCGCCGGGTGCACGCGCTGGCGCTGGCCGCCGGGGAGCACTGCGACCGCGCGCTGACCTTCCGGGAGGTCGGCACGGTGGCGCTGATGACGAGCGACCTGAACGCGGCCCGCCTGTGGGTCGCGAGCACGCTCGGGCCGCTGGCCGCCGACGACGAGAACGGCGGCCGGCTGCGCGAGACGCTGCGGGTGTTCCTGACGACCGGCGGCAGCTACACGGCGGCGGCCGCGGAGCTGACGATGCACAAGAACTCGGTGCAGTACCGCGTCCGCAAGGCGCAGGAGCTGCTGCCGCGCGGCCTCGGCGAGGACCGGCTGGACGTCGAGCTGGCGCTCGCCCTGTGTCGCCGGCTGGGCTCGGCGGTGCTCTCCCCGGCCTGA
- a CDS encoding alpha/beta hydrolase has translation MDFDLLDTGGGDRAVLVLHGGAGPRSVTPIVEHFAPHARVLAPTHPGWSGTPRPDAFTGVDDLALAYLDLLDDEDLADVVVVGSSFGGWVAAELAVRDRGRRLGRLVLLDAIGPEIAGHPVRPPQPPPGAPGPDPADLAAMRTYAGPDLADPKLLRRLARVRVPALLIWGEDDVVVPPAFGKAYAAGFADARFEVVAGAGHLPALQAPDRTFDLIDEFLA, from the coding sequence ATGGATTTCGACCTCCTCGACACCGGCGGCGGCGACCGCGCCGTGCTGGTCCTCCACGGTGGCGCCGGACCCCGCAGCGTCACCCCGATCGTCGAGCACTTCGCGCCGCACGCCCGGGTGCTGGCGCCGACGCACCCCGGCTGGTCGGGCACCCCGCGCCCGGACGCGTTCACCGGTGTCGACGACCTCGCCCTGGCCTACCTGGACCTCCTCGACGACGAAGACCTGGCCGATGTCGTCGTGGTGGGCAGTTCCTTCGGCGGCTGGGTCGCGGCCGAACTGGCCGTGCGGGACCGCGGCCGCCGCCTCGGCCGGCTCGTCCTGCTCGACGCCATCGGCCCGGAAATCGCCGGACACCCGGTGCGGCCGCCGCAGCCGCCGCCCGGTGCGCCGGGCCCGGACCCGGCCGACCTGGCCGCGATGCGGACCTACGCCGGTCCGGACCTCGCCGACCCGAAGCTGCTGCGCCGCCTCGCCCGGGTCCGGGTGCCGGCCCTGCTGATCTGGGGTGAAGACGACGTCGTCGTCCCGCCGGCGTTCGGCAAGGCGTACGCGGCTGGGTTCGCCGACGCGCGGTTCGAGGTGGTGGCGGGCGCCGGGCACCTGCCGGCGCTGCAGGCTCCGGACCGGACGTTCGACTTGATCGACGAGTTCCTCGCCTAG
- a CDS encoding NAD(P)/FAD-dependent oxidoreductase — protein sequence MMLSVTIVGGGLGGLTLARILHTRGIPSTVCELETAPAARDQGGTLDLHEESGRRALAEAGLTAEFRAVAREEGDALRILDRHGAVRFEEGPGEGGGTRPEIDRGELKRILAGSLPDGVVRWGAKVTAVSPGKVTLATGDVLETDLVVGADGAWSKVRPVLSGAVPRYSGLSFVEAGLSDVDVRHPAAAALVGPGSMFALAEGKGLIAQRTGGDRIRVYAAVRTEDAGAVTGLAERDRLLEVFAGFAPDLRALIADSEGALIPRPVHALPIGHRWARVPGVTLLGDAAHVMSPFAGEGANLAMLDATELALALADHDDVESALSAYEAAMFPRAEEAARVSADNLEACFAAGAPDAMVEQMTRFATQD from the coding sequence CTGATGCTCTCCGTGACGATCGTCGGCGGTGGCCTGGGCGGCCTCACGCTGGCCCGGATCCTGCACACCCGCGGAATCCCGTCGACCGTCTGCGAACTCGAAACCGCACCGGCCGCCCGCGACCAGGGCGGCACGCTCGACCTCCACGAGGAGTCCGGCCGGCGCGCGCTGGCCGAAGCCGGGCTGACGGCCGAATTCCGCGCCGTCGCCCGCGAGGAGGGCGACGCGCTGCGCATCCTCGACCGCCACGGTGCCGTCCGCTTCGAAGAGGGCCCCGGTGAGGGCGGTGGGACGCGGCCGGAGATCGACCGCGGCGAGCTCAAGCGGATCCTGGCCGGGTCGCTGCCGGACGGGGTGGTCCGCTGGGGTGCCAAGGTGACCGCGGTGTCGCCGGGGAAGGTCACCTTGGCCACCGGCGACGTCCTGGAAACGGACCTGGTGGTCGGCGCGGACGGCGCCTGGTCGAAGGTCCGGCCGGTGCTTTCCGGCGCCGTGCCGCGCTACTCCGGGCTGTCCTTCGTGGAGGCCGGTCTGTCCGATGTGGACGTCCGGCACCCGGCGGCGGCCGCGCTGGTCGGTCCGGGGTCGATGTTCGCGCTCGCCGAAGGGAAGGGGCTGATCGCCCAGCGCACCGGTGGCGACCGGATCCGGGTGTACGCCGCGGTCCGGACCGAAGACGCCGGCGCCGTCACCGGGCTGGCCGAGCGGGACCGGCTGCTCGAGGTCTTCGCCGGGTTCGCCCCCGATCTGCGGGCCCTCATCGCGGACAGCGAGGGCGCCCTGATCCCCCGGCCCGTCCACGCCCTGCCGATCGGGCACCGCTGGGCGCGGGTGCCGGGGGTGACCCTGCTCGGCGACGCCGCGCACGTCATGTCGCCCTTCGCCGGCGAGGGCGCGAACCTCGCCATGCTCGACGCCACCGAGCTGGCCCTCGCGCTGGCGGACCACGACGACGTCGAAAGCGCTCTCTCGGCCTACGAGGCCGCGATGTTCCCCCGCGCGGAAGAAGCCGCCCGGGTCTCGGCGGACAACCTCGAAGCCTGCTTCGCCGCCGGCGCGCCCGACGCGATGGTCGAGCAGATGACGCGCTTCGCCACGCAGGACTGA
- a CDS encoding TetR/AcrR family transcriptional regulator C-terminal domain-containing protein, which translates to MTPGSTYSRRERPAKPALTREGIVAAAVAVMRAEGVERVTMRRLAKELDTGAASLYVYVKDTEELHAAMLDVLLAEVRQDGEGDWRERLWAVLDSYRSVLFAHPSLARVALVTRLSGPHYLALVEAVLALLDEGGMAPGQAAWAVDVLLLTATATAVEHGTRREKPGAAREHEEMTESLAGVSPRTHPHIAALGPDLVSGPGPARSRWAFDALLNGALATPRPEPEETL; encoded by the coding sequence ATGACTCCGGGAAGCACCTACAGCCGCCGGGAGCGCCCGGCGAAACCCGCGTTGACGCGTGAGGGGATCGTGGCGGCCGCCGTCGCGGTGATGCGCGCCGAAGGCGTCGAGCGCGTCACCATGCGCCGGCTGGCCAAGGAGCTCGACACCGGGGCGGCGTCGCTCTACGTCTACGTCAAGGACACCGAGGAACTGCACGCCGCGATGCTCGACGTGCTGCTCGCCGAGGTCCGCCAAGACGGCGAAGGGGACTGGCGCGAACGCCTGTGGGCGGTGCTGGACTCCTACCGCTCGGTGCTGTTCGCGCACCCCAGCCTGGCCAGGGTCGCGCTGGTGACCCGGCTGAGCGGCCCGCACTACCTGGCCCTCGTCGAGGCGGTGCTCGCGCTGCTCGACGAGGGCGGCATGGCGCCGGGGCAGGCCGCGTGGGCGGTCGACGTCCTGCTGCTGACCGCCACGGCGACGGCCGTCGAGCACGGCACCCGCCGGGAGAAACCCGGGGCCGCCCGTGAACACGAGGAGATGACCGAGTCACTGGCGGGTGTCTCGCCGCGGACGCACCCGCACATCGCCGCGCTGGGCCCCGACCTGGTGTCCGGGCCCGGCCCCGCCCGCTCGAGGTGGGCGTTCGACGCGCTGCTGAACGGCGCGCTCGCCACCCCGCGCCCCGAACCCGAGGAGACCCTCTGA
- a CDS encoding DoxX family protein — protein MHRLDPAREHVLGLYRIIIGFLFACHGLKTLFGLFGAKSAAAVGSWPGWWAAVIQLVCGVLVCVGLGTRVAALVGSGSMAYAYFVVHLPTGLFPIQNGGEAAVLFCWSLLLIAFVGAGRFALGNLSVRQRSSEPAREGATV, from the coding sequence ATGCACCGCCTGGACCCGGCCCGCGAACACGTCCTCGGGCTCTACCGCATCATCATCGGCTTCCTCTTCGCCTGCCACGGCCTCAAGACGCTCTTCGGCCTGTTCGGCGCGAAGTCCGCCGCCGCCGTCGGGTCCTGGCCGGGCTGGTGGGCCGCGGTCATCCAGCTCGTGTGCGGCGTGCTCGTCTGCGTCGGCCTCGGCACCCGGGTCGCCGCCCTGGTCGGCTCCGGCTCGATGGCCTACGCGTACTTCGTCGTCCACCTGCCGACGGGCCTGTTCCCGATCCAGAACGGCGGCGAAGCGGCCGTGCTGTTCTGCTGGTCGCTGCTGCTCATCGCGTTCGTCGGTGCGGGCCGCTTCGCGCTGGGCAACCTTTCCGTCCGGCAGCGGTCTTCCGAGCCGGCGCGGGAGGGCGCCACGGTCTAG
- a CDS encoding VOC family protein yields the protein MSIFRLNHAVLFVRDLAESVAFYRDVLGFGYIDGGDAHRGAAFLRAPGSANDHDLGLFEIGADAADSGAGRTSVGLYHLAWEVDTLGDLERLAARLTEAGALVGSSDHGTTKSLYAKDPSGLEFEVVWIIPRELLTEEDRAKSASTGRLDLARELAKYGPDARSGVGISRTS from the coding sequence ATGTCGATCTTCCGCCTGAACCACGCCGTGCTCTTCGTCCGGGACCTGGCCGAAAGCGTGGCGTTCTACCGGGACGTGCTCGGCTTCGGGTACATCGACGGCGGCGACGCGCACCGGGGCGCGGCGTTCCTGCGGGCGCCCGGGTCGGCCAACGACCACGACCTCGGCCTCTTCGAGATCGGCGCGGACGCCGCGGATTCCGGGGCCGGGCGGACCTCGGTCGGGCTCTACCACCTCGCGTGGGAGGTCGACACCCTCGGGGACCTCGAGCGACTCGCGGCCCGGCTCACCGAAGCGGGCGCGCTGGTCGGCTCGTCCGACCACGGAACCACGAAGTCCTTGTACGCCAAGGATCCCAGTGGACTGGAGTTCGAGGTCGTCTGGATCATCCCCCGCGAGCTGCTGACCGAAGAGGACCGGGCGAAGAGCGCGTCGACCGGGCGCCTCGACCTCGCGCGGGAACTGGCGAAGTACGGTCCCGACGCGCGCAGCGGCGTCGGGATCTCCCGCACCTCCTAG
- a CDS encoding TetR/AcrR family transcriptional regulator, whose amino-acid sequence MTEPVKRPYDSSRRREQARENRRRILSAAHSLFVTRGYGRTTIADVAAEAGVAPETVYSAFKNKPALLHRAWDVAVGGDDQDVPLLERPEARALFAEPDLRARFAAFAVFNTAAMRRTARLHLAVRGAAASEPAAAAMLEEIDRQRLEAMTRHARAAAATGQLAVAEDECRDVLWSTTDGTLWHQLVERRGWSDERYAAWLGRLWVAALLP is encoded by the coding sequence ATGACCGAGCCCGTCAAGCGCCCGTACGACTCGAGCCGGCGCCGGGAGCAGGCGCGGGAGAACCGGCGGCGGATCCTGAGCGCGGCGCACAGCCTGTTCGTCACGCGCGGTTACGGCCGGACGACCATCGCGGACGTCGCCGCGGAGGCCGGGGTCGCCCCCGAGACGGTCTACTCGGCGTTCAAGAACAAGCCCGCGCTGCTGCACCGCGCGTGGGACGTGGCCGTGGGCGGGGACGACCAGGACGTGCCCCTGCTGGAGCGTCCGGAGGCGCGGGCCCTGTTCGCGGAGCCCGATCTGCGGGCCCGGTTCGCCGCGTTCGCCGTCTTCAACACCGCGGCCATGCGGCGGACCGCGCGGCTGCACCTGGCCGTGCGCGGCGCGGCGGCGAGTGAGCCCGCGGCCGCGGCGATGCTCGAGGAGATCGACCGGCAGCGGCTGGAGGCGATGACCCGGCACGCCCGCGCGGCCGCGGCGACCGGGCAGCTGGCGGTGGCCGAAGACGAGTGCCGGGACGTGCTGTGGTCCACGACGGACGGCACGCTGTGGCATCAGCTCGTCGAGCGGCGCGGGTGGTCCGACGAGCGGTACGCGGCCTGGCTCGGTCGGCTGTGGGTGGCGGCCCTGCTGCCTTGA